In Aestuariibaculum lutulentum, one DNA window encodes the following:
- a CDS encoding beta-galactosidase: protein MRNSIFLVFVFICSIGLNAQTKHVFFQKEDLMSIGIYYYPEHWNKSEWERDIKNISELGFEFIHLAEFAWINLEPQEGVYTFGWLDEVIALAEKYHLKVILGTPTAIAPVWMGIKYPEIYAMGANYLRAEHGTRAQQSLSNPIWRAFSEKIITKLGERYGHNLTVIGWQLDNEPEAKEDYSPSSQDAFRKWLEKKYQSIEALNKAWGTQFWSQTYSDFNQVQIHNASHVGWWGTNPHALLDFKRFSADTQADFLDFQADILRPLISTNQYITTNYTATTYGADPRRTKKLDFNAFTSYPNKGQANIGDLGFRLGDPKELSFALSFFKQQNTISGVMELQPGFVNWGQINPLLQPGALRMWLYHCFGGDLSFACSYRYRQINYGAEQYHSGITTLDGVSLSQGGKEYKQVIQEMKLLKKAYNPSAKMPEALKKRKTAMLWSFDNRWSLDRQAQTSQWHTLGFFQKYLEIVKSFGAPADILYENDDLSDYTLVIAPAFELVDDEIIEKWTNYVKQGGNLVLTTRTGVKDKNGHLFQSGYGAKMYPLIDAEIEYFDHLLPNMKGTINANGETYFWNNWADLIAANHSGNVLATYTNQFYAGKAAVVSNSIGKGTVTYIGVDTDDAKLEKDILQSVYQKAGASIENYPEGIYVQWRDGFWVAVNYSSEDYKLTIPANSEIIMGTTILKPGGVTVWKEK, encoded by the coding sequence ATGAGGAATAGTATTTTTTTAGTTTTTGTATTCATTTGTTCAATTGGGCTTAATGCTCAAACAAAACATGTGTTTTTTCAAAAGGAAGATTTAATGTCGATAGGCATTTATTATTATCCTGAACATTGGAATAAGAGCGAATGGGAACGTGATATTAAGAATATATCGGAGTTAGGTTTCGAGTTTATACATTTAGCAGAATTTGCCTGGATTAATTTAGAACCACAGGAAGGTGTGTATACTTTTGGTTGGTTAGATGAGGTCATTGCCTTAGCCGAAAAATATCATTTAAAAGTTATTTTAGGAACACCAACTGCGATAGCTCCGGTATGGATGGGGATAAAATATCCCGAGATTTATGCTATGGGGGCAAATTATTTACGCGCCGAACATGGAACACGAGCTCAGCAATCGTTAAGTAATCCAATTTGGAGAGCGTTTTCAGAAAAGATAATCACAAAATTAGGCGAACGATATGGACATAATTTAACGGTAATCGGTTGGCAATTAGATAATGAACCTGAAGCAAAGGAAGATTATAGTCCGTCTTCTCAGGATGCTTTTCGTAAATGGCTTGAAAAGAAATACCAATCCATTGAAGCTTTAAATAAAGCCTGGGGCACGCAATTCTGGAGTCAGACCTATAGTGATTTTAATCAAGTACAAATTCATAATGCCAGTCATGTAGGGTGGTGGGGAACAAATCCTCACGCTTTGTTGGATTTTAAACGTTTTTCAGCAGATACTCAGGCTGATTTTTTAGATTTTCAAGCTGATATTTTAAGACCATTAATTTCAACAAATCAGTATATCACTACCAATTATACAGCTACAACTTATGGCGCAGACCCGCGCCGAACTAAAAAGCTGGATTTTAATGCGTTTACCAGCTACCCGAATAAAGGCCAGGCTAATATTGGAGATTTAGGTTTTAGATTAGGAGACCCCAAGGAACTGTCTTTTGCCTTGAGCTTTTTTAAACAACAAAATACTATTTCCGGGGTTATGGAGTTACAACCAGGCTTTGTGAATTGGGGGCAAATTAATCCGTTGTTACAACCTGGAGCGTTACGTATGTGGTTGTATCATTGTTTTGGCGGTGACCTATCTTTTGCTTGTTCCTATCGTTATCGTCAAATAAATTATGGAGCAGAGCAGTATCATAGTGGAATTACCACCTTAGATGGGGTGAGTTTGTCGCAGGGCGGAAAGGAATATAAGCAGGTTATTCAGGAAATGAAATTATTGAAAAAAGCTTATAATCCATCGGCTAAAATGCCTGAAGCATTAAAGAAAAGAAAAACGGCTATGCTCTGGAGTTTCGATAACCGCTGGAGTTTAGATAGACAAGCACAAACCAGTCAATGGCATACTTTAGGCTTTTTTCAGAAGTATTTAGAAATAGTTAAATCCTTCGGTGCACCTGCTGATATACTTTATGAAAATGACGATTTAAGTGATTATACCCTTGTTATAGCTCCTGCTTTTGAATTGGTAGATGATGAAATTATTGAGAAATGGACTAACTACGTAAAGCAAGGAGGTAATTTAGTACTAACTACCAGAACAGGGGTTAAAGATAAAAACGGACATTTATTTCAATCGGGTTACGGGGCAAAAATGTATCCGTTAATAGATGCTGAAATAGAATATTTCGATCATTTATTACCAAATATGAAGGGTACAATTAATGCTAATGGTGAAACATATTTCTGGAATAATTGGGCGGACTTAATTGCTGCAAACCATTCAGGAAATGTGCTGGCAACTTATACCAATCAGTTTTATGCAGGTAAAGCAGCAGTTGTTTCGAATAGTATTGGTAAAGGCACAGTAACCTATATTGGTGTAGATACAGATGATGCTAAGCTGGAAAAGGACATTCTACAATCGGTTTATCAAAAGGCTGGCGCTTCTATTGAAAATTATCCGGAAGGTATTTATGTACAATGGCGAGATGGTTTTTGGGTAGCGGTAAATTATTCTTCTGAAGATTATAAGTTAACAATACCTGCAAATTCAGAAATAATTATGGGAACAACAATTTTAAAACCTGGAGGTGTAACGGTTTGGAAAGAAAAATAA
- a CDS encoding alpha-L-fucosidase yields MKKIIVTLGLIIFIWGCKEKATKVEITNNKYEADWGSLSNYKEASEWFKDAKFGIYAHWGVMSVPAYANDWYARNMHIEGSNEYKHHVETYGKPSEFGYHDFVPMFKAENFDAEAWADLFKKSGAKFAGLVAEHHDGWSNWGSKINPWNAVDMGPKRDVYGELAKAIHERDMKLVASFHMARNLQIFKEQPQKWLNDTSYFPYNPKMPTSSEDPLFAKMYGNISKDKFSEDWLGQLKEVIDKYSPDLIYFDSQTQKIPESYKKEFAAYYFNDADKKNKEVVFTHKEGEFPKSVSLEDFEKGRMNRITEEFWLTDETVSLGSWSYTENLALKTTAEIIHVLVDVVSKNGALMLNVSPKANGIIPENQQNILLEIGEWLNVNGEAIYKTRPWQVFGEGPTKQEKSGMFLDKITYTAQDVRYTKKGNTIYAIVLGWPGEDVPVTLNSFTSDVLGKQVPNVDKLSILGYQKDVVFNQDDTGLHFKTPREIIDNRSFVVKIETK; encoded by the coding sequence ATGAAAAAAATAATAGTCACATTAGGTCTCATAATATTTATATGGGGCTGTAAGGAAAAGGCAACCAAAGTCGAAATCACTAATAATAAATACGAAGCAGACTGGGGGTCTTTATCTAATTACAAGGAAGCTTCCGAGTGGTTTAAAGATGCTAAATTTGGTATTTATGCCCATTGGGGTGTTATGTCGGTGCCGGCTTACGCCAACGACTGGTATGCCCGAAATATGCATATTGAAGGGAGTAATGAGTATAAGCACCATGTAGAAACTTATGGCAAACCTTCTGAGTTTGGATATCACGATTTTGTGCCCATGTTTAAAGCCGAGAATTTTGATGCCGAGGCCTGGGCAGACTTGTTTAAAAAGTCGGGAGCAAAGTTTGCGGGTCTGGTTGCAGAACATCACGATGGTTGGTCTAACTGGGGGAGTAAAATAAATCCATGGAATGCAGTTGATATGGGGCCAAAACGCGACGTGTATGGCGAATTGGCTAAGGCTATTCATGAGCGCGACATGAAACTGGTGGCTTCTTTTCATATGGCCAGAAATCTTCAGATATTTAAAGAGCAACCACAAAAATGGTTAAATGATACCTCTTATTTTCCGTATAATCCTAAAATGCCAACATCTTCAGAAGATCCTTTATTCGCTAAAATGTACGGCAATATTTCAAAAGATAAATTCAGTGAAGATTGGCTGGGTCAGTTAAAAGAAGTTATTGATAAGTATAGTCCGGATTTAATTTATTTTGATAGCCAGACACAAAAAATTCCAGAGTCTTATAAAAAAGAATTTGCCGCTTATTATTTTAATGATGCCGACAAGAAAAATAAAGAAGTAGTATTTACACATAAAGAGGGAGAGTTCCCGAAATCTGTGAGTTTAGAGGATTTTGAAAAAGGAAGAATGAACCGAATCACCGAAGAATTTTGGCTAACAGACGAAACAGTATCGTTGGGAAGTTGGAGCTATACAGAGAATTTAGCTTTAAAAACAACAGCCGAGATTATTCATGTATTAGTTGATGTGGTTAGTAAAAATGGCGCTTTAATGCTTAACGTTTCCCCAAAAGCCAATGGAATTATTCCTGAAAATCAGCAAAACATTCTATTAGAAATAGGCGAGTGGTTAAATGTTAATGGTGAGGCTATTTATAAAACGCGTCCCTGGCAGGTTTTTGGCGAAGGTCCAACCAAGCAGGAGAAATCAGGCATGTTTTTAGATAAAATTACTTATACGGCGCAAGATGTGCGTTATACTAAAAAAGGAAATACTATTTATGCGATTGTTTTAGGTTGGCCAGGGGAGGATGTGCCTGTAACTTTAAATTCTTTTACAAGCGACGTATTAGGTAAACAAGTGCCAAATGTAGATAAGCTTTCTATTTTGGGTTACCAGAAAGATGTCGTGTTTAATCAGGATGACACCGGACTGCATTTTAAAACACCCCGTGAAATAATTGATAATCGCTCATTTGTTGTGAAAATTGAAACGAAATAA
- a CDS encoding sialate O-acetylesterase translates to MKTILSFLILCLSITVSAQVKLPKLFSDGMVMQRNKPIPVWGWAKPHEPIKVVFKNQVLKTKADRDGNWSVVLKDQEAGGPFKMIIKGKNQIELTDILIGEVWICSGQSNMEWPVSQADNFYAEQNDSNFPEIRQFLVEKAMSGQPKKTLTGGNWQTCNKNTVGDFTAVGYFFAKQLNKKLKIPIGIINTSWGGTCVETWTSKEAFQGSPEFKNMISQMPDVDIDELQEQQKSEVYSRIEQVQGNIINASNQREYKNISFNDSNWPEMYAPKLWELQELGDVDGVVWMRKSFNISKEDAGKPAVLELAKIDDQDTTYINGEQVGTTKRYDENRVYKIKEHILKEGLNVISIKIFDYAGGGGIWGEASDLKLNLGQTEIPLSGSWKYLVTDVKSSVSPNSYPSLLFNAMVNPLIPFACQGVLWYQGEANVNRAAQYKKAFPLMIADWRKHWNMGDLPFYFVQLSTFDEFGGNSNAGSKWAELREAQNYTKDHVTNTDMAVTIDIGNPKDIHPTNKQEVGKRLAAMALNDIYQEKIVSRGPAFKSMEIDNNKAILTFNNIGTGLKTSDKYGCLKGFEIAGADQVFHYAQAYIEGDKVIVHSKDVTNPQAVRYGWADDAGDCNLYNKEGFPAIPFRTDNWKTLTFNEIYGF, encoded by the coding sequence ATGAAAACTATTTTATCATTTTTAATTCTATGTTTAAGCATCACTGTGAGTGCGCAGGTTAAATTACCAAAATTGTTCTCAGATGGCATGGTGATGCAACGTAATAAACCTATACCGGTATGGGGGTGGGCTAAACCTCATGAGCCTATAAAGGTAGTTTTTAAAAATCAGGTCTTAAAAACAAAAGCAGATAGGGACGGGAATTGGAGCGTAGTTTTAAAAGACCAGGAAGCGGGAGGTCCTTTTAAAATGATTATAAAAGGTAAAAACCAGATCGAGTTAACAGATATTTTAATTGGAGAAGTCTGGATTTGTAGCGGGCAATCTAATATGGAGTGGCCGGTAAGTCAGGCCGATAATTTTTATGCAGAACAAAACGATAGTAATTTCCCGGAAATCAGGCAGTTTTTGGTAGAAAAGGCTATGAGTGGGCAACCAAAAAAAACTTTAACAGGCGGTAATTGGCAAACATGTAATAAAAATACGGTAGGCGACTTTACCGCAGTAGGTTACTTTTTCGCAAAACAATTAAATAAAAAATTAAAAATTCCAATCGGGATTATTAATACGTCATGGGGCGGTACCTGTGTTGAAACCTGGACAAGTAAAGAGGCTTTTCAGGGAAGTCCAGAGTTTAAAAATATGATTTCACAAATGCCTGACGTCGATATTGACGAACTTCAGGAGCAACAAAAAAGTGAGGTTTACAGCCGTATAGAACAGGTTCAAGGAAATATAATTAATGCATCTAATCAAAGGGAATACAAAAATATAAGTTTTAATGATTCTAATTGGCCGGAAATGTATGCCCCAAAATTATGGGAACTACAGGAATTAGGTGATGTAGATGGTGTTGTCTGGATGCGTAAATCTTTCAATATTTCTAAGGAGGATGCTGGTAAACCCGCCGTATTGGAATTAGCCAAAATAGACGATCAGGATACTACATATATTAATGGGGAACAAGTAGGAACTACCAAGCGCTATGATGAGAATCGTGTGTATAAAATTAAAGAGCATATATTAAAAGAAGGTCTAAATGTTATTTCTATTAAAATATTCGATTATGCAGGTGGTGGTGGAATATGGGGAGAAGCTTCAGATTTAAAATTGAATTTAGGTCAAACAGAAATTCCACTCTCAGGGAGTTGGAAATATCTGGTAACCGATGTAAAAAGTTCTGTGTCGCCTAATTCATATCCATCCTTGTTATTTAATGCCATGGTTAATCCATTAATACCTTTTGCTTGTCAAGGCGTACTTTGGTATCAGGGAGAAGCTAATGTTAATCGCGCAGCACAATACAAAAAGGCATTTCCTTTAATGATTGCAGATTGGCGTAAACATTGGAATATGGGTGATTTGCCATTTTATTTTGTCCAATTATCGACTTTTGATGAATTTGGAGGTAATAGCAATGCGGGAAGTAAATGGGCGGAGTTAAGAGAGGCTCAAAATTATACAAAAGATCATGTTACAAATACCGATATGGCTGTAACTATAGATATAGGAAATCCTAAAGATATACATCCTACAAATAAACAAGAGGTAGGGAAGCGACTGGCTGCGATGGCATTAAACGATATTTATCAAGAAAAAATAGTAAGCCGTGGTCCTGCATTTAAGTCTATGGAAATTGATAACAACAAGGCAATCCTGACATTTAATAATATAGGAACAGGATTAAAAACCTCAGACAAATATGGGTGTTTAAAAGGTTTTGAAATAGCAGGTGCAGATCAGGTTTTTCATTATGCACAAGCATATATTGAAGGAGATAAAGTAATTGTACATTCAAAAGACGTTACAAATCCACAGGCTGTTCGCTACGGATGGGCAGATGATGCCGGAGATTGTAATTTGTATAATAAAGAAGGTTTTCCTGCTATACCATTTAGAACTGATAATTGGAAGACTTTGACTTTTAATGAAATTTATGGATTTTAG
- a CDS encoding T9SS type A sorting domain-containing protein: MKKQLLCLVLLLPIITVGQISEVKNINDSGSSGSFPSSLTVFNNKIYFAADDSSGSNSPGGADLGKELWISDGTGGGTSFVKDLRSGSDSSTPNFFFELNNTLYFSANTGSGNVLFTTDGTDTGTTQTSFPFIFNQTELNGKVYFVRTTDSNKLYEFDGSNANIVPNSGTGTASILGATITTFKDKIICYMDYSEDEATIGRELYEYNPVSETFSLIKNVTGDASDASISNFTVLGDELYFEALDSLWKTDGTESGTMAVTEASALAGITSLYAWKGLLFFEGDNGTSEDQLWSYNPSNGVLTNVSNLSSSTVTGGDNHDPSDYAANGDYLYYAGKVSDNSVKYLFRTDGTTTTRLDSTIGSIDDLAVLNNVIYFEGSDGTTGNELYSLDTTTLSSKKTQREIVQVYPNPATDFIKVPENLKNSEYAIYSTNGQIVKKGLISSNEIKLDLSSGLYLLKIKTDISILTKKLIVE, from the coding sequence ATGAAAAAACAATTACTTTGTTTAGTACTACTATTGCCTATAATTACCGTAGGTCAAATTTCTGAAGTAAAAAATATTAATGACAGTGGCTCTTCAGGATCATTCCCATCAAGTTTAACAGTGTTTAATAATAAAATATATTTTGCAGCAGACGATTCTAGTGGCTCCAATTCGCCAGGTGGAGCCGATTTAGGCAAAGAACTTTGGATAAGTGATGGGACCGGAGGCGGAACCTCTTTTGTTAAAGATTTAAGGTCAGGTTCCGATAGTTCCACTCCAAATTTCTTTTTCGAATTAAATAACACTCTTTATTTTTCAGCGAATACAGGATCAGGAAATGTACTTTTTACAACAGATGGGACTGATACAGGTACTACTCAAACATCATTTCCATTTATTTTTAATCAAACCGAATTAAACGGCAAAGTCTATTTTGTTCGAACCACCGATTCAAATAAATTATATGAATTTGATGGTTCAAACGCTAATATTGTGCCAAATTCAGGCACTGGAACAGCTTCAATTTTAGGAGCAACAATAACCACATTTAAAGATAAAATTATTTGCTATATGGACTATTCTGAAGATGAAGCTACTATTGGAAGAGAACTTTATGAGTACAATCCTGTTTCAGAGACCTTTAGTCTTATTAAGAATGTAACGGGAGATGCCTCTGATGCAAGCATTAGTAATTTTACTGTCTTGGGCGATGAATTATACTTTGAAGCGTTGGATTCCTTGTGGAAAACCGATGGTACTGAATCCGGGACTATGGCTGTTACAGAAGCATCTGCATTAGCAGGAATTACAAGTTTGTATGCTTGGAAGGGACTTTTGTTTTTTGAAGGCGACAACGGAACGTCAGAAGACCAATTATGGAGTTATAATCCAAGTAATGGTGTTTTAACCAACGTAAGTAACTTAAGCAGTAGTACTGTTACTGGTGGAGACAACCACGATCCATCAGACTATGCTGCAAATGGCGATTATTTGTATTATGCTGGTAAAGTTTCTGATAATTCAGTAAAATATTTATTCAGAACAGATGGTACCACGACTACAAGATTAGATTCAACTATTGGAAGTATAGATGATTTAGCGGTTCTAAATAATGTTATTTATTTTGAGGGAAGTGACGGAACAACAGGTAACGAATTGTACAGTTTAGACACAACAACCCTGTCCTCTAAAAAAACACAGAGAGAAATTGTTCAAGTGTATCCAAATCCAGCAACAGACTTTATAAAAGTCCCTGAAAATCTTAAAAATTCGGAATATGCCATTTACAGTACAAACGGTCAAATTGTAAAGAAAGGGTTGATATCCTCAAATGAAATAAAGTTAGATTTAAGTTCTGGATTATATCTGTTAAAAATTAAAACTGACATTAGTATTCTTACTAAAAAACTTATAGTAGAATAA
- a CDS encoding cytochrome-c peroxidase: MKTNITLLIIVFVLVTSCNNISKDENYIDITQLKTAYSSGDISKWPKPNLDSTINKAEFEDIGALGKVKFPKDNPYSKEKEKLGKILFFDPRLSVSGQIACASCHNPELAWTDNSTRSFGHNRQTGARNSMTILNAGFAHSLFWDGRAISLEDQARFPIKDPVEMNEELNIAVDKIAEIKGYKPLFEAAFGNDSISLKRIQKAIATFERTITSYKTRFDKFVEGDSTKLNNQEVLGLHVFRTKARCINCHNTPYFSDNKFHNDGQTLFGTKFEDFGRYNVTNNVDDIGKFRTPTLREVSRTGPWMHHGHFPSLLDVVELYNLGNPAPIQKKFLGTARDTLIPEISPILKKLDLNKTEIDALVAFLETLSSSRGRILIPELPE, encoded by the coding sequence ATGAAAACAAACATCACATTACTAATAATAGTCTTTGTTCTAGTTACATCTTGTAATAATATATCGAAAGATGAAAATTATATTGATATCACCCAGCTTAAAACTGCTTATTCGAGTGGAGATATATCAAAATGGCCTAAACCTAATTTAGATAGCACAATTAACAAAGCTGAATTTGAAGATATTGGCGCTTTAGGAAAAGTGAAATTCCCTAAAGACAACCCGTATTCAAAAGAAAAGGAAAAACTAGGTAAAATTTTGTTTTTCGACCCGAGATTATCGGTTAGTGGACAGATTGCATGTGCTTCATGCCACAATCCGGAGTTGGCTTGGACAGATAATTCTACTCGTTCATTTGGTCATAATCGTCAAACAGGAGCAAGAAACTCCATGACTATTTTAAACGCCGGTTTTGCACATAGTCTTTTTTGGGATGGTCGTGCAATCAGTCTTGAAGATCAAGCAAGATTTCCTATAAAGGATCCGGTAGAAATGAATGAAGAACTTAATATAGCCGTTGATAAAATTGCAGAAATTAAAGGTTACAAACCGTTATTTGAAGCAGCTTTTGGCAACGATTCTATTTCTCTTAAACGGATCCAAAAGGCGATTGCAACTTTCGAAAGAACAATAACAAGTTACAAAACCCGATTCGATAAATTTGTTGAAGGCGACTCTACAAAATTAAATAACCAAGAGGTTTTAGGACTTCATGTATTTAGAACCAAAGCGCGTTGTATTAACTGCCATAACACACCATATTTTAGCGATAACAAATTTCATAACGACGGGCAAACTTTGTTCGGAACCAAGTTTGAAGATTTTGGTCGATACAATGTTACGAATAATGTTGACGACATTGGTAAATTCAGAACACCAACACTTCGTGAAGTGTCAAGAACGGGGCCTTGGATGCATCACGGTCATTTTCCTAGCTTACTAGATGTTGTCGAATTATACAATTTAGGTAATCCGGCACCAATACAAAAAAAGTTTTTGGGAACAGCTAGAGACACTTTAATTCCCGAAATATCACCAATACTTAAAAAATTAGATTTGAATAAAACAGAAATAGATGCCTTAGTCGCTTTTCTGGAAACTTTAAGTTCTTCAAGAGGAAGAATTTTAATTCCAGAACTTCCTGAATAA
- a CDS encoding RagB/SusD family nutrient uptake outer membrane protein, translating to MKKKIIYILFISTTLFTCSDFLDQVPGEQISIEEQLSNKNGVLAALNGIYKDIEDIMSSRHVIYADVQGGNITFTPSTVTNLVEIPSVIENSYNFSDLEDESNYSEYYATFYDIINQTNILLFYLSDFTFLTNDERHELEAELLTTRAFAHYQICIHYAQNYNFTSDASHLGIVYNTAPLTIGEDFPSRLTMSETYNYIKSDLNEALDLYTENQSLTGPVYSYFNSNATKALYARIALQMNDFETAFSMSDAVIETSGVSLTTKENYITEWEADETPVNEVILEFSAPRTTEGQVSSSISAHFIYNSNTNYGRYVASGDLVNLYDTEDIRKNMFLEVSLPTSVNNITTDESYYFTKKFQDNAGTTFIRLSEMYLIRSEANARQNLLDDALTDLNIIRERANIPTLTDTTTLLDDIFTERRKELAFEGHLLFDLARFKKDVNRNFGCISTVCGLSYPSNKYILPIPSSSTDLNENITQNEGY from the coding sequence ATGAAAAAGAAAATCATATATATCCTGTTTATAAGTACAACACTTTTTACTTGTAGTGATTTCCTGGATCAGGTACCAGGAGAACAAATATCAATAGAGGAGCAACTATCCAATAAAAATGGTGTATTAGCAGCTTTAAATGGAATTTATAAAGACATTGAAGATATAATGTCTTCACGTCATGTGATTTATGCAGATGTGCAAGGAGGTAACATAACTTTTACACCAAGTACTGTTACAAATCTTGTTGAAATTCCATCGGTAATAGAAAACAGTTATAATTTTTCAGATTTAGAAGATGAATCAAATTACTCAGAATATTATGCCACATTTTATGATATTATTAATCAGACAAATATACTGTTGTTTTATTTGTCAGATTTTACATTTTTAACCAACGATGAGCGCCATGAGTTGGAAGCAGAATTGCTAACCACCAGAGCCTTTGCTCATTATCAAATTTGCATTCATTATGCTCAAAATTATAATTTCACAAGCGATGCGTCCCACTTAGGAATTGTTTATAACACGGCTCCTCTGACCATTGGAGAAGACTTTCCGTCAAGATTAACCATGTCTGAAACTTATAATTACATAAAATCAGATTTAAATGAAGCACTTGATTTGTATACAGAAAACCAGTCGTTAACTGGTCCGGTATATTCTTATTTTAATTCAAATGCTACCAAAGCTTTGTATGCACGTATCGCTTTGCAAATGAACGATTTTGAAACGGCTTTCTCTATGTCTGATGCTGTTATAGAAACCTCTGGAGTTTCGTTAACAACTAAGGAAAATTACATTACAGAATGGGAAGCAGACGAGACCCCTGTTAATGAAGTAATACTCGAATTCTCTGCGCCAAGAACAACCGAAGGTCAGGTTTCTTCTAGTATTTCAGCTCATTTTATCTATAACTCTAATACCAACTATGGAAGATATGTGGCTTCAGGAGATTTAGTAAACCTTTATGATACCGAAGATATCAGAAAAAATATGTTTTTAGAGGTAAGTTTACCAACTAGTGTAAATAACATTACAACAGATGAATCTTATTATTTCACTAAAAAATTTCAGGATAATGCTGGTACAACCTTTATAAGACTTTCAGAAATGTACCTTATTAGATCAGAAGCTAATGCCAGACAAAACCTGTTGGATGATGCATTAACAGATTTAAATATTATTAGAGAACGCGCTAATATTCCAACTTTAACAGATACGACAACTTTACTTGACGATATTTTTACAGAACGTCGTAAAGAACTGGCCTTCGAAGGGCATTTGCTATTCGATTTGGCTCGTTTTAAAAAGGATGTTAACCGAAATTTTGGTTGTATTAGTACAGTATGCGGATTAAGCTATCCATCTAACAAATACATTTTACCTATTCCATCTTCAAGTACAGATTTAAATGAAAATATTACACAAAATGAAGGCTATTAA